A region from the Vulpes lagopus strain Blue_001 chromosome 5, ASM1834538v1, whole genome shotgun sequence genome encodes:
- the MYL6 gene encoding myosin light polypeptide 6 isoform X2, which yields MLTAPLFPEQCDFTEDQTADPSPKPRVSVRRCGPETTWSPNTCEFKEAFQLFDRTGDGKILYSQCGDVMRALGQNPTNAEVLKVLGNPKSDEMNVKVLDFEHFLPMLQTVAKNKDQGTYEDYVEGLRVFDKEGNGTVMGAEIRHVLVTLGEKMTEEEVEMLVAGHEDSNGCINYEAFVRHILSG from the exons ATGCTGACGGCCCCCCTCTTCCCTGAGCAGTGTGATTTCACCGAGGACCAGACCGCAG ATCCGAGCCCCAAGCCCCGGGTGAGTGTTAGGCGGTGTGGGCCTGAGACAACTTGGTCACCTAACACCTGCG AGTTCAAGGAGGCCTTTCAGCTGTTTGATCGAACAGGGGATGGCAAGATCCTGTACAGCCAGTGTGGGGACGTGATGAGGGCCCTGGGCCAGAACCCCACCAACGCCGAGGTGCTCAAGGTCCTGGGGAACCCCAAGAGCGATG AGATGAATGTGAAGGTGCTGGACTTTGAACACTTCCTGCCCATGCTGCAGACTGTGGCCAAGAACAAGGACCAGGGCACCTATGAGGACTATGTCGAAGGCCTTCGGGTGTTTGACAAGGAAGGGAATGGCACTGTCATGGGTGCTGAAATCCGGCACGTTCTTGTCACGCTGG gTGAGAAGATGACGGAGGAGGAAGTAGAGATGCTGGTGGCGGGGCACGAGGACAGCAATGGTTGTATCAACTATGAAG CGTTTGTGAGGCATATCCTGTCGGGGTGA
- the MYL6 gene encoding myosin light polypeptide 6 isoform X4 produces the protein MLTAPLFPEQCDFTEDQTAEFKEAFQLFDRTGDGKILYSQCGDVMRALGQNPTNAEVLKVLGNPKSDEMNVKVLDFEHFLPMLQTVAKNKDQGTYEDYVEGLRVFDKEGNGTVMGAEIRHVLVTLGEKMTEEEVEMLVAGHEDSNGCINYEAFVRHILSG, from the exons ATGCTGACGGCCCCCCTCTTCCCTGAGCAGTGTGATTTCACCGAGGACCAGACCGCAG AGTTCAAGGAGGCCTTTCAGCTGTTTGATCGAACAGGGGATGGCAAGATCCTGTACAGCCAGTGTGGGGACGTGATGAGGGCCCTGGGCCAGAACCCCACCAACGCCGAGGTGCTCAAGGTCCTGGGGAACCCCAAGAGCGATG AGATGAATGTGAAGGTGCTGGACTTTGAACACTTCCTGCCCATGCTGCAGACTGTGGCCAAGAACAAGGACCAGGGCACCTATGAGGACTATGTCGAAGGCCTTCGGGTGTTTGACAAGGAAGGGAATGGCACTGTCATGGGTGCTGAAATCCGGCACGTTCTTGTCACGCTGG gTGAGAAGATGACGGAGGAGGAAGTAGAGATGCTGGTGGCGGGGCACGAGGACAGCAATGGTTGTATCAACTATGAAG CGTTTGTGAGGCATATCCTGTCGGGGTGA
- the MYL6 gene encoding myosin light polypeptide 6 isoform X5 — translation MCDFTEDQTAEFKEAFQLFDRTGDGKILYSQCGDVMRALGQNPTNAEVLKVLGNPKSDEMNVKVLDFEHFLPMLQTVAKNKDQGTYEDYVEGLRVFDKEGNGTVMGAEIRHVLVTLGEKMTEEEVEMLVAGHEDSNGCINYEELVRMVLNG, via the exons ATG TGTGATTTCACCGAGGACCAGACCGCAG AGTTCAAGGAGGCCTTTCAGCTGTTTGATCGAACAGGGGATGGCAAGATCCTGTACAGCCAGTGTGGGGACGTGATGAGGGCCCTGGGCCAGAACCCCACCAACGCCGAGGTGCTCAAGGTCCTGGGGAACCCCAAGAGCGATG AGATGAATGTGAAGGTGCTGGACTTTGAACACTTCCTGCCCATGCTGCAGACTGTGGCCAAGAACAAGGACCAGGGCACCTATGAGGACTATGTCGAAGGCCTTCGGGTGTTTGACAAGGAAGGGAATGGCACTGTCATGGGTGCTGAAATCCGGCACGTTCTTGTCACGCTGG gTGAGAAGATGACGGAGGAGGAAGTAGAGATGCTGGTGGCGGGGCACGAGGACAGCAATGGTTGTATCAACTATGAAG
- the MYL6 gene encoding myosin light polypeptide 6 isoform X1: protein MLTAPLFPEQCDFTEDQTADPSPKPRVSVRRCGPETTWSPNTCEFKEAFQLFDRTGDGKILYSQCGDVMRALGQNPTNAEVLKVLGNPKSDEMNVKVLDFEHFLPMLQTVAKNKDQGTYEDYVEGLRVFDKEGNGTVMGAEIRHVLVTLGEKMTEEEVEMLVAGHEDSNGCINYEELVRMVLNG, encoded by the exons ATGCTGACGGCCCCCCTCTTCCCTGAGCAGTGTGATTTCACCGAGGACCAGACCGCAG ATCCGAGCCCCAAGCCCCGGGTGAGTGTTAGGCGGTGTGGGCCTGAGACAACTTGGTCACCTAACACCTGCG AGTTCAAGGAGGCCTTTCAGCTGTTTGATCGAACAGGGGATGGCAAGATCCTGTACAGCCAGTGTGGGGACGTGATGAGGGCCCTGGGCCAGAACCCCACCAACGCCGAGGTGCTCAAGGTCCTGGGGAACCCCAAGAGCGATG AGATGAATGTGAAGGTGCTGGACTTTGAACACTTCCTGCCCATGCTGCAGACTGTGGCCAAGAACAAGGACCAGGGCACCTATGAGGACTATGTCGAAGGCCTTCGGGTGTTTGACAAGGAAGGGAATGGCACTGTCATGGGTGCTGAAATCCGGCACGTTCTTGTCACGCTGG gTGAGAAGATGACGGAGGAGGAAGTAGAGATGCTGGTGGCGGGGCACGAGGACAGCAATGGTTGTATCAACTATGAAG
- the MYL6 gene encoding myosin light polypeptide 6 isoform X3 yields the protein MLTAPLFPEQCDFTEDQTAEFKEAFQLFDRTGDGKILYSQCGDVMRALGQNPTNAEVLKVLGNPKSDEMNVKVLDFEHFLPMLQTVAKNKDQGTYEDYVEGLRVFDKEGNGTVMGAEIRHVLVTLGEKMTEEEVEMLVAGHEDSNGCINYEELVRMVLNG from the exons ATGCTGACGGCCCCCCTCTTCCCTGAGCAGTGTGATTTCACCGAGGACCAGACCGCAG AGTTCAAGGAGGCCTTTCAGCTGTTTGATCGAACAGGGGATGGCAAGATCCTGTACAGCCAGTGTGGGGACGTGATGAGGGCCCTGGGCCAGAACCCCACCAACGCCGAGGTGCTCAAGGTCCTGGGGAACCCCAAGAGCGATG AGATGAATGTGAAGGTGCTGGACTTTGAACACTTCCTGCCCATGCTGCAGACTGTGGCCAAGAACAAGGACCAGGGCACCTATGAGGACTATGTCGAAGGCCTTCGGGTGTTTGACAAGGAAGGGAATGGCACTGTCATGGGTGCTGAAATCCGGCACGTTCTTGTCACGCTGG gTGAGAAGATGACGGAGGAGGAAGTAGAGATGCTGGTGGCGGGGCACGAGGACAGCAATGGTTGTATCAACTATGAAG
- the MYL6B gene encoding myosin light chain 6B codes for MPPKKDVPMKKPAGPSISKPAAKPAAGAPPAKPKAEPAPAVPPAPQKTQEPPIDLSKVVIEFNKDQLEEFKEAFELFDRVGDGKILYGQCGDVMRALGQNPTNAEVLRILGNPKSDELKSRRVDFETFLPMLQAVAKNRDQGTYEDYLEGLRVFDKEGNGKVMGAELRHVLTTLGERMTEEEVETVLAGHEDSNGCINYEAFLKHILSV; via the exons ATGCCTCCCAAGAAGGATGTTCCTATGAAGAAACCAGCGGGACCCTCTATTTCCAAGCCTGCTGCCAAACCAGCAGCAGGGGCCCCTCCTGCCAAGCCCAAGGCTGAGCCAGCTCCAGCTGTCCCTCCAGCTCCTCAGAAAACCCAGGAGCCCCCCATCGATCTCTCCAAAGTGGTG ATCGAGTTTAACAAGGACCAGCTGGAGG AGTTCAAGGAGGCCTTTGAGCTGTTTGATCGAGTAGGGGACGGCAAGATCCTGTATGGTCAGTGTGGGGATGTGATGAGGGCTCTGGGCCAGAACCCCACCAACGCCGAGGTGCTCAGGATCCTGGGGAACCCCAAGAGTGATG AGCTGAAGTCCCGGCGTGTGGACTTCGAGACTTTCCTGCCCATGCTCCAAGCAGTCGCCAAGAACCGGGACCAAGGGACATACGAGGACTACCTGGAGGGGCTTCGAGTGTTTGACAAAGAGGGGAACGGCAAAGTCATGGGCGCGGAGCTCAGACACGTGCTCACCACCCTGG GAGAGAGGATGactgaggaggaggtggagacCGTCCTGGCCGGACATGAGGACAGCAACGGTTGCATCAACTATGAAG CCTTCCTGAAGCACATCCTCAGCGTCTGA